In Micromonospora sp. WMMA1363, a genomic segment contains:
- a CDS encoding crotonase/enoyl-CoA hydratase family protein has protein sequence MGVRVERSGAVTTVILDRPAARNAVDGPTARALADAFRAFDADPDAAVAVLWGAGGTFCAGADLKAIGTPRGNRVEPDGDGPMGPTRMVLSKPVIAAVSGYAVAGGLELALWCDLRVAEGDAVLGVFCRRWGVPLIDGGTVRLPRLIGESRAMDLILTGRPVPADEAYAMGLVNRVVAPGTARLAAERLAAEIARYPQTCLRNDRASVLAAAALPEAEALAAELAYGTESLAADARAGAARFAAGAGRHGAPA, from the coding sequence GTGGGGGTACGCGTCGAACGTTCCGGAGCGGTGACCACGGTGATTCTGGACCGGCCGGCGGCACGCAACGCCGTGGACGGTCCGACCGCGCGGGCCCTGGCTGACGCGTTCCGTGCCTTCGACGCCGATCCGGACGCGGCGGTGGCGGTGCTGTGGGGGGCCGGCGGCACATTCTGCGCCGGAGCGGACCTGAAGGCGATCGGCACCCCGCGCGGCAACCGTGTCGAGCCGGACGGGGACGGACCGATGGGCCCGACGCGGATGGTGCTGTCCAAGCCGGTGATCGCGGCCGTCTCCGGCTACGCGGTCGCCGGCGGCCTCGAACTGGCGCTCTGGTGCGACCTGCGCGTCGCCGAGGGCGACGCGGTGCTCGGGGTCTTCTGCCGGCGCTGGGGTGTACCGCTGATCGACGGTGGCACCGTCCGGCTGCCCCGGCTGATCGGCGAGAGCCGGGCGATGGACCTCATCCTGACCGGCCGCCCGGTGCCGGCCGACGAGGCGTACGCCATGGGGTTGGTGAACCGGGTCGTCGCACCCGGTACGGCGCGGCTGGCGGCCGAGCGCCTGGCGGCCGAGATCGCCCGGTACCCGCAGACCTGTCTGCGCAACGACCGGGCGTCGGTGCTCGCCGCGGCGGCACTCCCGGAGGCCGAGGCGCTGGCCGCTGAGCTGGCGTACGGGACGGAGTCGCTGGCCGCAGACGCGCGGGCCGGGGCGGCGCGGTTCGCCGCTGGTGCCGGCCGGCACGGCGCACCCGCCTAA
- the bluB gene encoding 5,6-dimethylbenzimidazole synthase: MDLYDAIHHRRDVRAQFTGAPVPDEVLHRVLASAHAAPSVGHSQPWDFILVRDPELRRRFHEHVSAERQVFAATLDVAAAERFAHIKIDGVLESTLSVVVTYDHSRGGPAVLGRHAIADTGLYSACLAIQNLWLAATAEGLGVGWVSFYREEWLADLLGIPAGIRPVAWLCLGPVTHLETVPDLVRHGWRQKRPLAEAIHTDRWGGATSA; this comes from the coding sequence ATGGATCTGTACGACGCCATCCACCACCGCCGGGACGTCCGGGCGCAGTTCACCGGGGCGCCGGTGCCGGACGAGGTGCTGCACCGGGTGCTCGCGTCGGCCCACGCCGCGCCGAGCGTCGGCCACTCCCAGCCGTGGGACTTCATCCTGGTGCGCGACCCGGAACTGCGCCGGCGCTTCCACGAGCACGTCAGCGCCGAGCGGCAGGTGTTCGCCGCCACGCTCGACGTGGCGGCGGCGGAGCGGTTCGCGCACATCAAGATCGACGGTGTGCTGGAGTCCACCCTGTCGGTGGTGGTCACCTACGACCACTCACGGGGCGGACCGGCGGTGCTCGGCCGGCACGCCATCGCCGACACCGGCCTCTACTCGGCCTGCCTCGCCATCCAGAACCTCTGGCTCGCCGCCACCGCCGAGGGGCTCGGCGTCGGCTGGGTCTCGTTCTACCGCGAGGAGTGGCTGGCCGACCTGCTCGGGATCCCGGCCGGGATCCGCCCGGTGGCCTGGCTCTGTCTCGGCCCGGTCACCCACCTCGAGACCGTGCCCGACCTGGTCCGGCACGGCTGGCGGCAGAAGCGCCCGCTCGCCGAGGCGATCCACACCGACCGCTGGGGCGGTGCGACTTCCGCGTGA
- a CDS encoding LysM domain-containing protein, whose product MATPARTVQRILTGFGGCILLGALLVGAPVALFALAGNPLPEQVPTLAEVGAMLTSRDDGQLFLRALALVGWAGWTSFALSVLVELGALALRRPTPRLPGMRRQQRAAAALVGSVALILTASPAAAGAAAVTGPSAAAMPLSPPAAASAHTAPLGWPGLTGTALAAPGGPASAAGTEDADPAPGTPRSTAGRTDPDRGAPVYQVAKGDHLGSIAERYLDSFGEYRTLARLNRLGDPDRIHPGQLLRLPAEAEDRGARPHAVGRLAATGQAGDANRRTARPTPQPPPGSAPATDGISTGTPAGSPTKAAPNGPVVVVGAARPGEPDRVNRPLAVSAILAVSSIIGAQIGAALGLRRRPADARTGVDRGAAAGGHPRELPAGRHRRD is encoded by the coding sequence ATGGCCACACCGGCTCGAACCGTCCAACGGATTCTCACCGGGTTCGGCGGGTGCATCCTGCTCGGCGCGCTGCTGGTCGGCGCGCCGGTGGCGCTGTTCGCGCTCGCCGGCAACCCGCTGCCGGAACAGGTGCCCACCCTGGCCGAGGTCGGCGCGATGCTGACCAGCCGCGACGACGGCCAGCTCTTCCTGCGGGCGCTCGCGCTGGTGGGCTGGGCGGGCTGGACCAGCTTCGCCCTGTCGGTCCTCGTCGAGCTGGGCGCGTTGGCGCTGCGTCGACCCACGCCCCGACTGCCCGGGATGCGCCGGCAGCAACGGGCCGCCGCCGCGTTGGTCGGGTCGGTAGCACTGATCCTGACGGCCAGCCCGGCGGCGGCGGGCGCCGCGGCGGTCACCGGCCCGTCGGCCGCCGCCATGCCGCTGAGCCCGCCCGCCGCCGCTTCGGCTCACACCGCGCCGCTCGGCTGGCCCGGGCTGACCGGTACAGCCCTCGCCGCACCGGGCGGGCCGGCGTCTGCGGCCGGGACCGAGGACGCCGACCCGGCACCCGGCACGCCGCGGTCCACGGCCGGGCGCACCGACCCGGACCGCGGGGCCCCGGTCTACCAGGTGGCGAAGGGCGACCATCTCGGGTCGATCGCCGAGCGGTACCTGGACAGCTTCGGCGAGTACCGGACGCTCGCCCGGCTGAACCGGCTGGGCGACCCGGACCGGATCCACCCGGGACAGTTGCTGCGGCTGCCGGCCGAGGCCGAGGACCGCGGTGCCCGCCCACACGCCGTCGGCCGGCTGGCGGCCACCGGGCAGGCCGGGGACGCAAACCGCCGCACCGCCCGCCCGACACCCCAGCCACCTCCCGGGTCGGCGCCGGCGACCGACGGCATCAGCACCGGGACGCCGGCCGGGTCACCGACGAAGGCTGCACCGAACGGTCCGGTGGTGGTCGTCGGCGCGGCCCGGCCCGGCGAACCCGATCGGGTCAACCGGCCGCTCGCGGTGTCGGCGATCCTCGCCGTGTCGAGCATCATCGGCGCGCAGATCGGCGCGGCGCTCGGCCTGCGCCGACGACCGGCGGATGCACGCACCGGCGTGGACCGTGGTGCCGCCGCGGGCGGTCACCCGCGGGAGCTTCCGGCGGGTCGACACCGTCGCGACTGA
- a CDS encoding NAD(P)/FAD-dependent oxidoreductase, whose protein sequence is MAEPRIVDVVVVGLGVGGEEVAGRLAEAGLSVVGVERSLVGGECPYWGCVPSKMMIRAANAIAEARRVDGLAGTAQVHPDWAPVAKRIRAEATDAWDDRVAVERFVGKGGQFVRGSGRLDGPGRVRVDDQVFQARHGIVLGTGTRPSVPPVEGLADTPYWTNHQATEVEELPESLLVLGGGAIGLELAQVFARFGVRVTLVEALDRVLAVEEPEASEVAAAALRADGVQIHTGVTAERVDHDGRRFTLRAGGTAYTGDRLLVVTGRRAHLDELGLETVGDELGLETVGVRADHRYLPVDDRLRVTDGVWAVGDVTGEGAFTHVAMYQAGIVVADLLDRVRHADSRPDASGTASVTGGAMGAASTPAVTGSSGSAGTVPRADYRALPRVTFTDPEVGAVGLTERQARERGLNVQVGVAQLGSSARGWIHRADGLIKLVVDADQGVLVGGTSVGPAGGEVLSALVVAVHAAVPLAQLRDMIYAYPTFHRAISEALRDLS, encoded by the coding sequence ATGGCGGAACCCCGAATCGTGGACGTGGTTGTTGTCGGGCTCGGTGTCGGCGGGGAGGAGGTGGCCGGCCGGCTCGCCGAGGCCGGGCTGAGCGTCGTCGGCGTCGAGCGGAGCCTGGTCGGCGGCGAGTGCCCGTACTGGGGATGTGTCCCGAGCAAGATGATGATCCGGGCGGCGAACGCGATCGCCGAGGCCCGGCGGGTCGACGGCCTCGCCGGGACGGCCCAGGTCCACCCCGACTGGGCCCCGGTGGCGAAGCGGATCCGCGCGGAGGCCACCGACGCCTGGGACGACCGGGTGGCGGTGGAGCGGTTCGTCGGCAAGGGGGGCCAATTCGTCCGGGGCAGCGGGCGGCTCGACGGGCCGGGCCGGGTCCGCGTCGACGACCAGGTCTTCCAGGCCCGGCACGGAATCGTCCTCGGCACCGGCACCCGACCGTCCGTCCCGCCGGTCGAAGGGCTGGCGGACACCCCGTACTGGACGAACCACCAGGCGACCGAGGTCGAGGAACTGCCGGAGTCGCTCTTGGTGCTGGGCGGCGGCGCGATCGGGCTGGAGCTGGCGCAGGTCTTCGCCCGGTTCGGTGTCCGGGTCACCCTGGTCGAGGCGCTGGACCGGGTGCTCGCGGTCGAGGAGCCGGAGGCGTCCGAGGTGGCCGCCGCAGCGCTACGCGCCGACGGCGTGCAGATCCACACCGGAGTGACCGCCGAGCGCGTCGACCACGACGGGCGGCGGTTCACCCTGCGTGCCGGTGGGACGGCGTACACCGGTGACCGACTGCTGGTGGTGACCGGCCGCCGGGCGCACCTCGACGAGCTGGGCCTGGAGACCGTCGGCGACGAGCTGGGCCTGGAAACCGTCGGCGTCCGCGCCGACCACCGCTACCTCCCGGTCGACGACCGGCTGCGGGTCACCGACGGAGTCTGGGCGGTCGGCGACGTCACCGGCGAGGGGGCCTTCACCCACGTCGCCATGTACCAGGCCGGCATCGTCGTCGCGGATCTACTCGACCGCGTCCGGCACGCCGACAGCAGGCCGGACGCCAGCGGCACCGCCAGCGTGACGGGCGGGGCGATGGGCGCGGCGAGCACGCCCGCCGTGACCGGGTCGAGCGGCTCGGCCGGGACCGTCCCACGGGCCGACTACCGGGCGCTGCCCCGGGTCACCTTCACCGACCCGGAGGTCGGTGCGGTCGGGCTCACGGAGCGACAGGCCCGCGAGCGGGGGCTCAACGTGCAGGTCGGGGTGGCGCAGCTCGGCTCGTCGGCACGCGGTTGGATCCACCGGGCGGACGGCCTCATCAAGCTGGTGGTGGACGCGGACCAAGGGGTACTGGTCGGCGGTACCTCGGTCGGGCCGGCTGGCGGTGAGGTGCTCTCGGCGCTGGTGGTCGCCGTGCACGCGGCCGTGCCATTGGCCCAGCTCCGCGACATGATCTACGCGTACCCGACCTTCCACCGAGCCATCTCGGAGGCCCTGCGCGACCTGAGTTAG